A single Nocardioides bizhenqiangii DNA region contains:
- a CDS encoding S8 family peptidase — MSTAQPRAIARAIATAAVALATGGALVGTASPSGAAPGAPANHPLSVQDDDLAPVVGRSAPGAVDGRYIVVLNQQASRTVAADARRVAVDKGGRITHQYRTALNGFSAKLPDRAVQALRANPAVAYIEADRRVSIDGDQAGATWGLDRVDQRNLPLNSNYHYDATGSGVKAYIIDTGVLTTHSEFTGRTAAGYSAIGGTPTDCNGHGTHVAGTVGGTTYGVAKAVTIIPVRVLDCSGNGTDSGVIAGIDWVTSHHTSGPAVANMSLGGGVSTALDTAVANSINDGVFYAVAAGNDYGANACNGSPSRVAAAVTVGSTTSTDARSDFSNIGSCLDIFAPGSSIKSAWYTSSTATNTISGTSMATPHVAGAAALYLQAHAAASPSSVSTWLTSNATTGKVTNPGTGSPNRLLHTLEGGTPEPPPPTGNLLVNPGFESGNTGWSSTSGVITSSTSRPARTGSWKAWLNGYGSSTTDTLSQNVTLPASGTKTLAFYVRIDSAETTTSTAYDTLRVQVVSGGTTTTLATYSNLNKGSSYVLRSFSLAAYAGRTVTVKFTGTEDSSLQTSFVIDDASVS; from the coding sequence ATGTCAACAGCACAACCCCGCGCCATCGCGCGGGCGATCGCCACGGCAGCAGTGGCGCTCGCAACCGGAGGTGCCCTCGTCGGCACCGCCTCCCCGTCCGGCGCCGCCCCCGGGGCTCCGGCCAACCATCCGCTCAGCGTGCAGGACGACGACCTGGCGCCCGTCGTCGGGCGCTCAGCCCCCGGCGCGGTCGACGGCCGCTACATCGTCGTGCTCAACCAGCAGGCGTCCCGCACCGTCGCGGCGGACGCCCGTCGGGTGGCCGTCGACAAGGGCGGCCGGATCACGCACCAGTACCGGACCGCGCTCAACGGGTTCTCGGCGAAGCTGCCGGACCGGGCGGTCCAGGCGCTGCGGGCCAACCCGGCGGTCGCCTACATCGAGGCCGACCGCCGCGTCTCGATCGACGGAGACCAGGCGGGCGCCACCTGGGGTCTCGACCGGGTCGACCAGCGCAACCTGCCGCTGAACTCGAACTACCACTACGACGCCACCGGTTCGGGCGTGAAGGCCTACATCATCGACACCGGCGTGCTCACGACGCACAGCGAGTTCACCGGCCGCACCGCCGCGGGCTACTCCGCGATCGGCGGCACTCCCACCGACTGCAACGGGCACGGCACCCACGTAGCGGGCACCGTCGGCGGCACGACGTACGGCGTCGCCAAGGCGGTCACGATCATCCCCGTCCGGGTGCTCGACTGCAGCGGCAACGGGACCGACTCCGGCGTCATCGCGGGCATCGACTGGGTCACCTCCCACCACACCAGCGGTCCCGCGGTCGCCAACATGAGCCTCGGCGGCGGCGTCTCGACGGCGCTCGACACGGCGGTCGCCAACTCGATCAACGACGGCGTCTTCTACGCCGTGGCGGCCGGCAACGACTACGGCGCCAACGCCTGCAACGGCTCGCCGTCGCGGGTCGCAGCCGCGGTCACCGTCGGCTCCACGACCAGCACCGACGCACGCTCGGACTTCTCCAACATCGGCTCGTGCCTCGACATCTTCGCGCCGGGCTCGAGCATCAAGTCGGCCTGGTACACCTCGAGCACCGCGACCAACACCATCAGCGGCACGTCGATGGCGACCCCGCACGTCGCCGGCGCCGCGGCGCTCTACCTGCAGGCCCACGCCGCTGCGTCACCGTCGTCGGTCTCGACCTGGCTGACGTCCAACGCGACCACGGGCAAGGTGACCAACCCGGGCACCGGCTCGCCGAACCGCCTGCTCCACACCCTCGAGGGCGGCACGCCCGAGCCCCCGCCGCCGACCGGCAACCTGCTGGTGAACCCCGGCTTCGAGTCGGGCAACACCGGTTGGAGCTCGACCTCCGGCGTGATCACCAGCTCGACCAGCCGGCCGGCGCGGACCGGGTCCTGGAAGGCGTGGCTCAACGGATACGGCTCGAGCACCACCGACACGCTCAGCCAGAACGTCACCCTCCCGGCGAGCGGCACCAAGACGCTGGCGTTCTACGTGCGGATCGACTCGGCCGAGACGACCACGTCGACGGCGTACGACACGCTCCGCGTGCAGGTCGTCTCGGGTGGTACGACGACCACGCTCGCGACGTACTCCAACCTCAACAAGGGCTCGTCCTACGTCCTGAGGTCCTTCAGCCTCGCCGCCTACGCGGGGCGGACGGTGACGGTGAAGTTCACCGGCACCGAGGACTCCAGCCTGCAGACGAGCTTCGTCATCGACGACGCGTCCGTGAGCTAG